One part of the Phoenix dactylifera cultivar Barhee BC4 chromosome 4, palm_55x_up_171113_PBpolish2nd_filt_p, whole genome shotgun sequence genome encodes these proteins:
- the LOC103695563 gene encoding uncharacterized protein LOC103695563 isoform X2, producing MHKAKTHHTETHGMSNDMDENTPVDEVKGPNVFERAKEEIEAIVEAISSKKEPHHDSPTKKEESVVEAPTLTVRANEKAKTLNRVKTHDKETHGSSNDIDENTPVDKVKGPSVFERAKEEIEALVGTIHPKKEHNNE from the exons ATGCATAAGGCGAAAACCCATCATACGGAGACTCATGGAATGAGCAATGACATGGATGAGAACACACCAGTGGACGAAGTTAAAGGCCCAAATGTGTTTGAACGAGCTAAGGAGGAGATCGAGGCCATTGTGGAGGCTATCAGTTCCAAGAAAGAACCCCATCACGATTCACCCACAAAGAAagagg AAAGTGTTGTGGAAGCACCTACTTTAACTGTGAGGGCAAACGAAAAGGCGAAAACATTGAACAGGGTTAAAACCCATGATAAGGAGACTCATGGTTCCAGCAATGACATTGATGAGAACACACCTGTTGACAAAGTTAAGGGGCCAAGTGTATTTGAAAGAGCTAAAGAAGAGATTGAAGCCCTTGTAGGAACAATTCATCCAAAGAAAGAACATAATAACGAG TGA
- the LOC103695563 gene encoding uncharacterized protein LOC103695563 isoform X1 — protein MHKAKTHHTETHGMSNDMDENTPVDEVKGPNVFERAKEEIEAIVEAISSKKEPHHDSPTKKEAESVVEAPTLTVRANEKAKTLNRVKTHDKETHGSSNDIDENTPVDKVKGPSVFERAKEEIEALVGTIHPKKEHNNE, from the exons ATGCATAAGGCGAAAACCCATCATACGGAGACTCATGGAATGAGCAATGACATGGATGAGAACACACCAGTGGACGAAGTTAAAGGCCCAAATGTGTTTGAACGAGCTAAGGAGGAGATCGAGGCCATTGTGGAGGCTATCAGTTCCAAGAAAGAACCCCATCACGATTCACCCACAAAGAAagagg CAGAAAGTGTTGTGGAAGCACCTACTTTAACTGTGAGGGCAAACGAAAAGGCGAAAACATTGAACAGGGTTAAAACCCATGATAAGGAGACTCATGGTTCCAGCAATGACATTGATGAGAACACACCTGTTGACAAAGTTAAGGGGCCAAGTGTATTTGAAAGAGCTAAAGAAGAGATTGAAGCCCTTGTAGGAACAATTCATCCAAAGAAAGAACATAATAACGAG TGA
- the LOC103695565 gene encoding uncharacterized protein LOC103695565 produces the protein MASKTLARAGACLINRFRFSNPFQPPKPSSSLILPQFLSNPSAQSFPAKFQTHWPPPVEGGGGGGDAETLKIFASSEGISFPCGLPSLRFFIEDGNDALVNEPLLLLPKRTYQPSHIKRKRTHGFLARKSTRGGRKVIARRLVKGRSRITV, from the exons ATGGCGTCCAAAACCCTAGCTCGGGCTGGAGCTTGCCTCATCAATCGCTTCCGCTTCTCCAATCCATTCCAGCCCCCGAAGCCGAGCAGTTCGTTAATCCTGCCTCAATTCCTTTCTAATCCCTCAGCTCAGTCTTTTCCGGCGAAATTTCAGACCCATTGGCCTCCTCCGGTggaaggaggaggcggagggggAGACGCCGAAACTCTAAAAATATTTGCATCCTCTGAAGGGATTTCCTTTCCCTGCGGGCTCCCTTCGCTTCGCTTCTTCATTGAAGATG GAAATGATGCTTTGGTTAATGAGCCTCTACTCCTACTTCCAAAAAGAACTTACCAGCCAAGCCACATCAAGCGCAAGAGAACTCATGGTTTCCTTGcacg TAAATCGACGAGAGGTGGGCGAAAGGTCATTGCTCGGAGGTTGGTGAAAGGTAGATCAAGAATTACTGTATAA
- the LOC103695566 gene encoding heat shock factor protein HSF30-like — MHAGVLVKGEGMEGGGEVVEVVKEEEEEAAGASPRPMAGLNEVAPPPFLTKTFEMVEDPETDEVVSWSRDRNSFVVWDPHKFSMVLLPMHFKHSNFSSFIRQLNTYGFRKVDPDRWEFANEGFLGGQKHLLKNIKRRRNISQSLQQQHDTGACVELEQFGLETEVDRLRRDCNVLMAEVVKLKQQQQNYQEQLFAMEERIQGTERKQQQTMAFLGRALKNPMFVQQLMLRCGRKRQLGSVNKKRRLPADTSSEHPQATEVAEIELEVESLFSTLNNDPSSSSNRFQKDDVVLESSDQKLDTACEVLWEELLDEHLLTGAEVEQGGQAEIEAGMEGLGTGNWGEDVQILVERLGLLGPKP, encoded by the exons ATGCACGCAGGGGTTTTGGTGAAGGGGGAGGGCATGGAGGGCGGCGGCGAGGTGGTGGAGGTggtgaaggaggaggaggaggaggcggcggggGCGAGCCCGCGGCCGATGGCGGGGTTAAATGAGGTGGCCCCGCCGCCGTTCCTGACGAAGACGTTCGAGATGGTGGAGGACCCGGAGACCGACGAGGTGGTGTCGTGGAGCCGCGATCGCAACAGCTTCGTCGTTTGGGATCCCCACAAGTTCTCCATGGTCCTCCTCCCTATGCACTTCAAGCACAGTAACTTCTCCAGCTTCATTCGCCAGCTTAATACCTAT GGTTTTCGAAAGGTTGACCCGGACCGATGGGAATTTGCCAATGAAGGATTCTTAGGAGGCCAGAAGCATCTCTTGAAGAACATCAAGAGGCGACGAAACATCTCCCAGAGCTTGCAACAGCAGCACGATACGGGAGCCTGTGTTGAATTGGAGCAGTTTGGGCTTGAGACTGAAGTTGATAGATTGAGGAGGGACTGCAACGTTCTGATGGCAGAAGTTGTGAAGctcaagcagcagcagcagaattATCAAGAACAGCTTTTTGCCATGGAGGAAAGGATTCAAGGCACCGAAAGGAAGCAGCAGCAGACAATGGCTTTCTTGGGCAGAGCTCTCAAGAACCCAATGTTTGTCCAGCAGCTTATGCTTCGCTGTGGGCGGAAGAGGCAGTTAGGGAGTGTCAacaagaagaggaggttgccggCGGATACAAGTTCAGAACATCCTCAAGCAACTGAAGTAGCAGAGATTGAACTTGAGGTGGAGTCTCTGTTTTCCACATTGAACAATGATCCAAGCAGTTCAAGCAACAGATTTCAGAAAGATGATGTGGTATTGGAATCCAGCGATCAGAAGTTGGACACAGCTTGCGAAGTGTTGTGGGAAGAATTGCTGGATGAACATTTGCTCACAGGGGCTGAAGTAGAGCAAGGAGGTCAGGCTGAGATAGAGGCTGGAATGGAGGGGCTTGGTACAGGGAACTGGGGTGAAGATGTACAAATCTTAGTGGAGCGTTTGGGGCTTCTGGGTCCAAAGCCTTAG